A genomic region of Methanothermobacter thermautotrophicus str. Delta H contains the following coding sequences:
- a CDS encoding rod shape-determining protein — MFSFGKKSEEKPEKKSAITNTLGIDLGTLNTVVAKPAGDKFDIYKIPSVVAVKKDDPSYVLAVGEEAKMMLGRTPEDIIAVRPLRKGVIESVAQAEALLVYAMEMGAGDSDSIDRIVIGIPGDASEVERNAVEEIGRKAGANYVLVISEGLAAAIGAGLPIAEASGTMVIDIGAGSSDIVVISLGGITDIQTIRVGGDDIDSNIVELVKEKFNVEIGIHEAEKAKIEVGMVKCDEDLENLKTVVIGKCMETNKPKKVEIDSEMVAEAAEPVVNGIVKSIAEVLERLSPELISGVYNKTVVVGGTSQLRGLKERIYDEVGIPVEISDDPMTVVAKGAAIVAAEPRALEPEVRLKAMK, encoded by the coding sequence ATGTTTTCATTTGGAAAGAAATCTGAAGAAAAACCTGAAAAGAAGAGTGCCATCACCAACACACTCGGGATAGACCTGGGTACCCTCAACACAGTTGTTGCCAAGCCGGCAGGAGATAAATTTGATATCTACAAGATCCCATCAGTGGTGGCTGTGAAGAAGGATGACCCATCATATGTTCTTGCAGTGGGTGAAGAGGCAAAGATGATGCTCGGAAGGACTCCTGAGGATATAATTGCAGTGAGACCCCTCAGGAAGGGTGTTATTGAGAGCGTGGCCCAGGCAGAAGCCCTCCTGGTCTATGCAATGGAGATGGGTGCCGGTGACTCTGATTCCATAGACAGGATAGTTATAGGCATACCCGGGGACGCATCGGAGGTTGAGAGGAACGCTGTTGAGGAGATAGGGAGGAAGGCCGGCGCCAACTATGTCCTGGTCATAAGTGAGGGTCTTGCAGCGGCCATAGGGGCAGGTCTTCCAATAGCCGAGGCATCAGGTACCATGGTAATTGACATCGGCGCCGGTTCAAGTGACATCGTGGTGATATCCCTGGGTGGAATAACCGATATCCAGACCATCAGAGTTGGTGGAGACGACATAGACAGCAACATAGTTGAACTCGTTAAGGAGAAATTCAATGTTGAGATAGGTATCCATGAAGCAGAAAAGGCAAAGATAGAGGTCGGGATGGTCAAATGTGATGAGGACCTTGAAAACCTCAAAACCGTGGTCATAGGAAAATGCATGGAAACCAACAAACCCAAAAAGGTCGAAATCGATTCAGAGATGGTTGCAGAGGCAGCGGAGCCAGTGGTGAATGGTATTGTTAAATCCATCGCAGAGGTCCTTGAGAGACTCTCACCGGAACTCATATCCGGGGTTTACAACAAGACAGTTGTTGTTGGTGGAACCTCACAGCTGAGGGGTTTGAAGGAGAGGATCTATGATGAGGTGGGCATCCCTGTTGAGATATCAGATGACCCCATGACAGTGGTGGCCAAGGGAGCCGCAATAGTTGCTGCAGAGCCAAGGGCCCTTGAACCAGAGGTAAGGCTCAAGGCCATGAAATAA
- a CDS encoding archaetidylserine decarboxylase: MLPKRASFLVSVATIPLLFGYHAIGILMFTVIAFMMQFFRDPDRIPPSDEDLIIAPADGRRLSGKIDRIERVGSDYPLIDRIFPDGSGGILISTFMSPFDVHVNRAPVSGKVIYTEHVDGRFQVARSRVLTENEKNLIVIKTDYGNVGVIQIAGFVARRIVQYVKEGEYVERGDRIGMIRFGSRVDLVLPENCEVLVKTGSRPMAGETVVARFNPGKKRVNVQ, from the coding sequence GTGTTGCCAAAGAGGGCCAGCTTCCTCGTGAGTGTGGCCACAATTCCTCTGCTATTTGGTTACCATGCCATAGGCATACTCATGTTCACGGTTATAGCCTTCATGATGCAGTTCTTCCGGGACCCTGACAGGATCCCCCCCTCTGATGAGGACCTCATCATTGCCCCTGCAGATGGAAGGCGCCTTTCAGGTAAGATAGACAGGATAGAACGGGTGGGATCAGACTACCCCCTCATTGACAGGATATTCCCTGATGGGAGTGGTGGTATCCTCATAAGTACCTTCATGTCACCCTTCGATGTCCATGTTAACAGGGCCCCTGTCTCCGGGAAGGTGATATACACCGAGCATGTTGATGGGAGATTCCAGGTGGCCCGTTCAAGGGTACTCACTGAAAACGAAAAAAACTTAATTGTAATAAAAACAGATTATGGGAACGTTGGTGTTATCCAGATAGCGGGCTTCGTTGCAAGGAGAATCGTTCAGTACGTTAAAGAAGGCGAATATGTGGAGAGGGGCGACCGTATAGGTATGATAAGATTCGGCTCCAGGGTTGACCTGGTACTGCCTGAGAACTGTGAGGTGCTTGTGAAAACCGGTTCAAGACCCATGGCCGGGGAGACAGTGGTGGCAAGGTTCAATCCAGGCAAAAAAAGGGTTAATGTGCAGTGA
- a CDS encoding archaetidylserine synthase, whose amino-acid sequence MNDKKITSFIALPDLLSMLNASSGYLSILLSIDGSLNAACILMLLAVLFDSLDGWVARKTGRIDIHGFGKNMDSLSDVISFGVAPAILIYSAAVDFRYINILVGPLIVLCGILRLSRFNVLTGGGKNFTGLPIPVAAVTISSFYLTGFYSELSAAFIMIAVSVLMISSIEYPRVDGMGASTALILIIATIISVAAVEILQAASVVAGPVAIILFIATLTYIAVPILPKRDVI is encoded by the coding sequence ATGAACGATAAAAAAATAACCTCATTTATAGCTCTTCCAGATCTTTTATCAATGTTAAATGCATCTTCTGGTTATCTGTCCATCCTGCTATCCATTGACGGTTCCCTTAACGCCGCATGCATACTTATGCTTCTTGCAGTATTATTTGATTCCCTTGACGGGTGGGTTGCGCGAAAAACAGGAAGAATTGATATCCATGGATTCGGCAAAAACATGGATTCCCTTTCGGATGTGATCTCCTTTGGTGTTGCCCCAGCAATTCTCATCTATTCAGCGGCCGTTGATTTTCGATATATTAATATATTAGTGGGTCCCTTAATAGTATTATGTGGTATACTGAGACTTTCAAGGTTCAATGTTCTCACAGGGGGTGGGAAGAACTTCACGGGTCTGCCAATACCCGTGGCGGCTGTTACAATATCATCATTCTATCTCACGGGATTTTATAGCGAACTGAGTGCTGCCTTCATAATGATTGCAGTTTCAGTTCTGATGATAAGCAGCATAGAATATCCGCGGGTGGATGGTATGGGGGCCTCTACAGCCCTCATACTGATAATCGCGACCATAATCTCGGTTGCAGCCGTAGAAATCCTCCAGGCCGCCAGTGTTGTAGCAGGTCCCGTGGCGATAATACTTTTCATCGCTACTTTGACCTATATTGCAGTGCCCATACTACCTAAAAGAGATGTGATCTGA
- a CDS encoding DUF515 domain-containing protein yields the protein MLDKIKGNDRDKKNNPPDLRKNNDKGDSDIGGKLKGLVGKFSGGSGSDKKKPRPMPKPRPRLKPPENSENRKPLKGGEKPKPRLGSEKPRPRLTPPPKKPEGPSGGIGRRIPEEEQRTIIGALVFGLIILVLAGAGYYFLVYQPYQETLQNAKATKIAEVDALFKGPLATDPQKQAILAQIDAAVTPEEALAVDVVGPATQSWRTYQNQQINIKKDRVGRVMVNYTDNNQEKRVIMKVDDAKKFVSQADATVLANTQIQTPDTVAVPIMITRLQAAGGLISVGDMVDVYLNQNATGNNTSAATSTPRISGATVLAILRSKDSGAVDARILNTQRLTLNSITSQSENERASSTDVEQLLRAAASGGLNEAEINAILQNYGIRLSDYERSSNLGELDTNYLIILEVPREDVLFLIQNMNSIILTVPTQNAPQWMIQELQRIYG from the coding sequence ATGCTGGACAAGATTAAGGGTAATGATAGGGATAAAAAGAATAATCCTCCTGACCTCCGTAAAAACAACGATAAAGGCGATTCTGACATTGGGGGTAAACTGAAGGGACTTGTGGGCAAATTCAGTGGTGGGAGTGGTTCTGATAAGAAAAAACCCCGCCCCATGCCCAAACCCCGCCCAAGACTTAAACCTCCTGAGAATTCAGAAAACCGGAAGCCACTTAAAGGTGGGGAAAAACCAAAGCCGCGTTTAGGCAGTGAAAAGCCAAGGCCAAGGCTCACACCACCACCCAAGAAGCCAGAGGGTCCCTCGGGTGGTATAGGGAGGAGAATCCCTGAGGAGGAACAGAGAACCATAATAGGTGCCCTTGTATTCGGCCTTATCATCCTTGTGCTTGCAGGGGCAGGGTACTACTTCCTGGTCTACCAGCCATACCAGGAGACCCTCCAGAATGCCAAGGCCACAAAGATCGCCGAGGTCGACGCCCTCTTCAAGGGTCCCCTTGCAACGGATCCCCAGAAACAGGCCATACTTGCCCAGATAGACGCCGCGGTGACGCCGGAGGAAGCCCTTGCAGTTGATGTTGTGGGGCCAGCCACACAGTCCTGGCGCACCTACCAGAACCAGCAGATTAACATCAAGAAGGACCGGGTAGGCAGGGTCATGGTGAACTACACCGATAACAACCAGGAGAAACGTGTGATAATGAAGGTTGATGATGCCAAGAAATTCGTGAGCCAGGCGGATGCAACCGTGCTTGCCAACACACAGATCCAGACCCCGGATACAGTTGCCGTGCCCATCATGATAACAAGACTGCAGGCCGCCGGTGGGCTTATAAGTGTGGGGGATATGGTGGACGTCTACCTCAACCAGAATGCGACCGGCAACAACACATCAGCAGCGACATCAACACCCCGTATAAGTGGCGCCACCGTACTTGCAATTCTCCGGTCAAAGGACAGTGGAGCCGTTGATGCGCGAATACTTAACACTCAGAGACTTACACTGAACAGTATAACCTCACAGAGCGAAAATGAGAGGGCATCATCAACTGATGTTGAGCAGCTGCTGAGGGCTGCAGCATCAGGAGGACTCAATGAGGCAGAGATCAACGCCATACTCCAGAATTACGGTATAAGACTCTCAGATTACGAAAGATCATCAAATCTGGGTGAGCTGGACACCAACTACCTCATCATACTGGAGGTCCCAAGGGAAGATGTCCTGTTCCTGATACAGAACATGAACAGCATAATCCTTACAGTACCAACACAGAACGCGCCCCAGTGGATGATACAGGAGCTGCAGAGAATATACGGTTAA
- a CDS encoding class E sortase, with the protein MRASTLLIIAGMFIVSLYALIEVSFYSSQVTVHRPDVRAPVIEVPSINLTETINNRSVFYGVYHEPMSYPPGNRTVILFGHRTLYGSPFLHLDKLRAGDSVYLNWPGVGFAEYRVNRSFIVPASYQMPVNQGAKLFLITCHPLGSTRERLIVECHLEGIRPYQRNVRVDNPKSYYSIPIILGFLSAGLLVTRFYPVEEDRRFLLAAVIGLTVFLVLGYLFPIPPEFISDKLMEFNNILGI; encoded by the coding sequence ATGAGAGCATCAACTCTTCTGATAATCGCAGGCATGTTCATAGTATCCCTCTACGCCCTCATTGAGGTGAGTTTTTATTCATCCCAGGTAACAGTACACCGTCCTGATGTAAGGGCCCCTGTCATTGAAGTACCCTCCATAAACCTCACAGAGACCATCAACAACAGGTCAGTCTTCTACGGGGTGTACCATGAACCCATGTCCTACCCTCCCGGAAACCGGACGGTTATACTCTTCGGGCACAGGACCCTCTATGGTTCCCCCTTCCTTCACCTGGATAAACTCAGGGCAGGGGACAGTGTATACCTGAACTGGCCGGGCGTAGGATTTGCTGAATACCGTGTTAACAGGTCATTCATTGTGCCGGCCTCCTACCAGATGCCGGTGAATCAGGGTGCGAAGCTTTTCCTCATAACCTGCCACCCCCTGGGGTCCACCAGGGAGCGGCTGATAGTTGAGTGCCACCTGGAGGGTATAAGACCCTACCAGAGGAATGTCAGGGTCGATAACCCGAAGAGCTACTACTCGATTCCAATAATCCTGGGTTTCCTCTCTGCTGGACTTCTGGTTACACGATTCTATCCTGTTGAGGAGGATAGGAGGTTTCTCCTTGCAGCGGTCATCGGACTGACTGTATTCCTTGTGCTGGGATACCTGTTCCCGATACCTCCAGAATTCATCTCTGATAAGTTAATGGAATTCAATAACATCCTCGGCATTTGA
- a CDS encoding dihydroneopterin aldolase family protein: protein MNEPGEKYFSNLSDRERAIFEGGISMGALFHQFTGTPVSLETADGLESAISESIKLQPAIMDVEVHIDREMIRKTAGEFGYVSLTGDMLSVRLTVEHGSERVTVRMEYLEELRYPLMYIED, encoded by the coding sequence ATGAATGAACCTGGAGAGAAGTACTTTTCAAACCTGTCAGACCGTGAGAGGGCCATATTCGAGGGTGGCATAAGTATGGGGGCCCTCTTCCACCAGTTCACCGGGACGCCTGTCAGCCTCGAGACAGCCGATGGACTTGAGAGTGCCATCAGTGAATCCATAAAACTTCAGCCAGCCATCATGGACGTTGAGGTCCATATAGACAGGGAGATGATCAGAAAAACCGCGGGGGAATTCGGTTACGTCTCCCTCACCGGGGACATGCTGAGTGTGAGGTTGACCGTGGAGCATGGTTCAGAAAGGGTAACCGTCCGCATGGAGTACCTGGAGGAACTCAGGTATCCTCTGATGTACATAGAAGACTGA
- a CDS encoding 4Fe-4S dicluster domain-containing protein, translating into MIKIDSDLCKGCDICREFCPEGAYVRSEELNRKGVHEPVPENLEKCTGCKLCMLLCPDQAIVVYEDD; encoded by the coding sequence ATGATAAAGATAGATTCAGATCTCTGTAAGGGATGTGACATATGCAGAGAGTTCTGCCCCGAAGGGGCCTATGTTAGATCAGAGGAACTCAACAGGAAGGGTGTGCATGAGCCAGTCCCGGAAAATCTGGAAAAATGCACGGGATGCAAGCTCTGCATGCTCCTGTGTCCAGATCAGGCGATAGTGGTGTATGAAGATGACTGA
- a CDS encoding 2-oxoacid:acceptor oxidoreductase subunit alpha: MTEEYFIQGNDACARGAIKAGCRFFAGYPITPSTEIAEEMALLLPREGGVFVQMEDEIGALGAVIGAVWSGVRGMTATSGPGFSLMQEHVGYAAMTETPLVIVNVQRGSPSTGQPTMASQSDMMQARWGSHGDYEIIALSPSSVQECFDFTVRAFNLAEEYRVPVMVMGDEIVGHMREKITIPDRVKIRKRRGPSVPPEEFLPFSAPEDGVPEMPAFGDGYRIPVTGLTHDEGGYPDASNPEGHHRLVKRLCDKILRHRDRISDVQEELTEDAYITVISYGAPSRSVATAVKMAREDGVRAGYLKINTPWPFPETEVRAAAERSGKLLVVEMNLGQMFYEVQRVAAGMAEVELLPKIGGEIHRPEEILNMILKMNR, from the coding sequence ATGACTGAGGAGTATTTTATCCAGGGAAACGATGCCTGCGCACGCGGAGCCATCAAGGCAGGGTGCAGGTTCTTCGCGGGTTACCCCATCACACCATCAACCGAGATAGCAGAGGAAATGGCCCTCCTCCTCCCCCGGGAGGGTGGTGTTTTTGTGCAGATGGAGGATGAGATAGGGGCCCTGGGGGCTGTTATAGGTGCTGTCTGGAGTGGTGTCAGGGGGATGACCGCCACATCAGGACCCGGTTTTTCCCTCATGCAGGAGCACGTGGGATACGCCGCCATGACAGAAACACCCCTAGTAATCGTGAATGTACAGAGGGGTTCCCCCTCCACAGGACAGCCCACAATGGCCTCCCAGAGCGATATGATGCAGGCCAGGTGGGGCTCCCACGGGGACTACGAGATCATAGCACTCTCCCCATCATCGGTGCAGGAGTGCTTCGATTTCACGGTCCGCGCCTTCAACCTTGCAGAGGAATACAGGGTCCCGGTGATGGTCATGGGCGATGAAATAGTGGGCCACATGAGGGAGAAGATAACCATCCCCGACCGTGTGAAGATCAGAAAAAGGAGAGGTCCCTCAGTTCCCCCGGAGGAGTTCCTTCCCTTCAGTGCCCCTGAGGATGGTGTCCCTGAGATGCCGGCCTTTGGTGATGGCTACAGGATACCCGTAACTGGACTGACACACGATGAGGGGGGTTACCCTGACGCATCAAACCCCGAGGGACACCACAGGCTGGTTAAGAGGCTCTGTGACAAGATACTCAGGCACAGGGACAGGATAAGCGATGTCCAGGAGGAACTGACAGAGGATGCCTATATAACTGTTATCTCCTACGGAGCCCCCTCACGTTCAGTTGCGACGGCCGTCAAGATGGCCCGGGAGGATGGTGTCAGGGCAGGGTACCTGAAGATCAACACACCGTGGCCCTTCCCTGAAACCGAAGTGAGGGCTGCCGCAGAGAGGTCCGGGAAGCTGCTTGTGGTTGAAATGAACCTCGGCCAGATGTTCTATGAGGTCCAGCGTGTTGCCGCTGGAATGGCTGAGGTTGAACTCCTCCCGAAGATTGGTGGGGAGATCCACAGGCCAGAGGAGATCCTCAACATGATCTTGAAGATGAACAGATAG
- the korB gene encoding 2-oxoglutarate synthase subunit KorB: protein MEKRENPYLRYLRRERLPHIFCAGCGNGIVLNSFFKGMEMAGIDFDNIAMVSGIGCSSRIPGYVNCDSLHTTHGRPISFATGLKLGNPSLDVVVFTGDGDAAAIGGNHLIHGARRNIDMTVICINNSIYGMTGGQISPTFPEGSYGSTAPYGALEDPFDLAELVTAAGASYVARWTTAHPLQLANSIKKGLKNRGFSFIEAISQCPTYFGRKNRMRSPVEMMRFMKENSLNRRKALKMEPDEVEGKIIVGEFANRPQPELCEKICSMVDEKSGRALDMIRSAYRDD, encoded by the coding sequence ATGGAAAAAAGAGAAAACCCTTACCTCAGGTATCTCAGAAGGGAGAGGCTTCCACACATATTCTGTGCAGGATGTGGTAATGGAATAGTCCTCAACAGTTTCTTCAAGGGCATGGAGATGGCCGGCATTGACTTTGATAACATTGCAATGGTTTCAGGTATAGGCTGCTCCTCAAGGATTCCAGGTTACGTTAACTGTGACTCACTCCACACAACCCATGGAAGGCCCATATCCTTTGCAACCGGTCTCAAGCTAGGGAACCCCTCACTTGACGTGGTTGTATTCACAGGGGATGGTGACGCCGCAGCCATAGGAGGTAATCACCTCATCCATGGTGCCAGGCGGAACATCGACATGACGGTGATCTGTATCAACAACAGCATATATGGGATGACAGGCGGTCAGATAAGCCCAACTTTCCCGGAGGGTAGCTATGGGAGTACCGCACCATATGGAGCTCTTGAGGATCCATTTGACCTTGCAGAGCTTGTAACCGCTGCCGGGGCAAGTTATGTGGCCCGATGGACCACCGCACATCCCCTCCAGCTTGCAAACTCCATAAAGAAGGGGCTGAAGAACAGGGGTTTCTCATTCATAGAGGCCATATCCCAGTGCCCCACCTACTTCGGGAGGAAAAACAGGATGCGCTCCCCGGTGGAGATGATGAGGTTCATGAAGGAGAACAGCCTTAACAGGAGGAAGGCCCTTAAGATGGAACCAGATGAAGTTGAGGGTAAAATCATAGTTGGAGAATTTGCAAACAGGCCACAGCCTGAACTCTGCGAAAAGATCTGCAGTATGGTTGATGAGAAGTCAGGCAGGGCCCTTGATATGATCAGATCAGCTTACCGGGATGATTGA
- a CDS encoding 2-oxoacid:ferredoxin oxidoreductase subunit gamma produces MRKEIRIAGFGGQGVILAGIVLGKAASLYDGLYAVQTQSYGPEARGGASRAEVVISDHEIDYPKVQSPDILVAMSHQALLTYMDDLKRGGALIVDPDMVVEAEIEDFIRAREVKYFRAPATRTAEERVGITIVANMVMIGALTEATGIVSVRAAEEAIKDSVPPGTEEKNLMAFQAGRELIMEGSR; encoded by the coding sequence GTGAGAAAGGAAATCAGAATAGCTGGATTCGGTGGACAGGGAGTTATACTTGCAGGCATAGTCCTTGGTAAGGCTGCAAGTCTCTATGATGGTCTATACGCTGTTCAGACCCAGTCCTATGGCCCTGAGGCCCGGGGAGGGGCTTCAAGGGCGGAGGTCGTGATAAGTGACCATGAGATAGACTACCCCAAGGTTCAGAGCCCGGATATACTCGTTGCAATGTCCCATCAGGCCCTCCTGACATACATGGACGACCTCAAAAGGGGAGGGGCCCTCATAGTTGACCCTGATATGGTTGTTGAGGCTGAAATAGAGGATTTCATCAGGGCGCGGGAGGTTAAATATTTCAGGGCCCCCGCAACAAGAACAGCCGAGGAAAGGGTTGGCATAACCATAGTGGCCAACATGGTCATGATCGGGGCCCTCACCGAGGCAACAGGGATTGTGAGTGTCAGGGCCGCTGAGGAGGCCATAAAGGACAGCGTACCCCCAGGTACAGAGGAGAAGAACCTCATGGCATTCCAGGCCGGTCGCGAACTTATAATGGAGGGAAGCAGATGA
- the sucC gene encoding ADP-forming succinate--CoA ligase subunit beta, producing the protein MKFYEYSAKEIFRAEGISTPRGGVAETPEEAERIAAELGCDVAVKSQVLTGGRGKAGGIRFASPSGVAEVTGDLLSSEVRGETVEKVLIEEKIPIDRELYVSAVIDRTAKMPLIMASAEGGVDIEELAARSPEKIVRYHINPLDEFLPYEAREIARKMGLESELIPSVGGVIWKLYQLFRKYDARLAEINPLVISGDSVIAADAKLEVDDDSIYRHREFMEMEEYEPEEFAFVKLDGDIAVIGNGAGLTLTAMDLIKLNGEPATFLDIGGGASEDVIRRALDLVISHPSVRVVFLNVLGGITRADDVARGVVNALRDARRDVPLVIRLTGTNEEEGQRILREAGIPFETSLERAAEKAVEIAKNL; encoded by the coding sequence ATGAAGTTCTATGAGTACAGCGCCAAGGAGATATTCCGGGCTGAGGGTATAAGCACCCCCCGTGGAGGTGTTGCAGAGACCCCTGAAGAAGCTGAAAGGATAGCTGCGGAACTGGGGTGTGATGTTGCAGTTAAATCCCAGGTCCTTACAGGTGGAAGGGGAAAGGCCGGTGGTATAAGGTTCGCATCCCCCTCAGGTGTCGCTGAAGTTACCGGGGACCTCCTTTCCTCAGAGGTCCGTGGTGAAACCGTTGAGAAGGTCCTCATAGAGGAGAAGATACCCATAGACCGGGAGCTCTACGTGAGTGCTGTCATTGACCGGACAGCGAAGATGCCCCTCATAATGGCCAGTGCCGAGGGAGGGGTTGATATAGAGGAACTGGCAGCCAGATCCCCCGAAAAGATCGTGCGCTACCACATCAACCCCCTCGATGAGTTTCTTCCCTATGAGGCCAGGGAGATTGCAAGGAAGATGGGTCTTGAAAGTGAACTGATACCCTCTGTCGGTGGAGTGATCTGGAAGTTATATCAGCTCTTCAGGAAGTACGATGCCAGGCTTGCAGAGATAAACCCCCTGGTCATCTCAGGGGACAGTGTCATCGCAGCAGACGCAAAGCTTGAGGTGGATGACGACTCCATTTACCGCCACAGGGAATTTATGGAAATGGAGGAGTATGAACCCGAGGAGTTTGCCTTTGTGAAGCTCGACGGAGATATTGCGGTTATAGGTAACGGTGCCGGGTTAACCCTCACCGCAATGGACCTCATAAAACTGAACGGGGAACCCGCCACATTCCTCGACATCGGTGGCGGTGCCTCAGAGGACGTCATAAGGAGGGCCCTTGACCTCGTCATATCCCATCCCTCAGTCCGGGTTGTATTCCTCAACGTCCTTGGCGGTATAACCAGGGCCGATGATGTTGCCAGGGGTGTTGTGAACGCCCTGAGGGATGCCAGAAGAGACGTGCCCCTTGTGATACGCCTTACCGGAACCAATGAGGAGGAGGGTCAGAGGATCCTGCGGGAGGCAGGAATCCCCTTTGAGACGTCCCTTGAGAGGGCTGCTGAGAAGGCCGTTGAGATAGCAAAAAACCTCTAA
- a CDS encoding DUF1002 domain-containing protein yields MRQILPLILIAFLVAAPVFAVSGFSVTLGEATSSNPSYKSAVMDYFKAKTDKDLQSADIKIVTASEVNEVSRGVTGRVYSPSQILSCAMVDLSYSDGIKVSVDTSKIRVVTPEMYASALRSSGIDRGYVVVTSPVPASGEAALAGVLKSYEIAVGEQIPEEAKRVSVEEIYLQSRLVNETNATGDRVAELFDEVKNRTQSQNLQDPADIQRVVVDVSQQMNINLTETQVQQVADSVAASQRVQGSLTEFKQRLEGVSQQVGGSGILDQIYAFLQSIYNYIMGIASP; encoded by the coding sequence ATGAGGCAAATTCTTCCATTAATTCTAATTGCATTCCTTGTGGCCGCCCCTGTATTTGCAGTTTCAGGGTTCTCTGTGACACTTGGGGAGGCCACCAGCAGCAATCCATCATACAAAAGCGCTGTGATGGACTACTTCAAAGCAAAGACAGATAAGGACCTTCAGAGTGCTGATATTAAGATTGTAACAGCATCAGAGGTCAACGAGGTTTCACGGGGCGTCACAGGCCGTGTGTACTCACCATCGCAGATACTGTCCTGTGCAATGGTGGACCTTTCCTACAGTGACGGGATCAAGGTCTCGGTTGATACCAGCAAGATAAGGGTTGTAACACCTGAGATGTATGCAAGCGCCCTCAGGTCCTCAGGGATAGATCGTGGCTACGTAGTAGTGACTTCACCGGTACCTGCGTCAGGGGAGGCTGCACTTGCAGGGGTCCTGAAATCATATGAGATCGCCGTCGGAGAGCAGATACCCGAGGAGGCCAAGAGGGTATCTGTTGAGGAGATATACCTCCAGAGCAGGCTTGTTAACGAAACAAACGCCACAGGGGATAGGGTGGCTGAACTCTTCGATGAGGTCAAAAACAGGACCCAGAGTCAGAACCTCCAGGACCCCGCTGACATACAGCGGGTCGTGGTTGATGTATCACAGCAGATGAACATCAACCTCACAGAGACCCAGGTCCAGCAGGTTGCCGATTCGGTTGCAGCATCCCAGAGGGTCCAGGGAAGCCTCACAGAATTTAAACAGAGGCTGGAGGGTGTTAGCCAGCAGGTTGGAGGATCAGGTATACTGGACCAGATATATGCGTTCCTCCAGAGCATCTACAACTACATCATGGGGATTGCATCCCCATAG
- the twy1 gene encoding 4-demethylwyosine synthase TYW1: MYLEESQRKMERMGYRFVGEHGHSAVKTCLWTKKSIVNEGVCYKEKFYGIRSHRCLQMSPSVPFCQQKCLFCWRDLSSTGTAWEGPHDEPADIIDGAIEAQRKLLCGYLGNERADKIKVMESQDPTNAAISLAGEPMLYPDMDGLLREFHRRNFTTFLVTNGLAPMNLEKLSEEPTQLYISLDAPDRDTYKELCRPQIPGAWDLLNSSLELMPSFSCRKVLRITAVRHINMKDPEGFARMIERARPDFVEVKAYMYIGYSRRRLDIENMPLFYEVHEFAEELAAASGMEIVDESRESRVVLLA, encoded by the coding sequence ATGTACCTGGAAGAATCTCAGAGAAAAATGGAGAGGATGGGATACCGCTTCGTGGGAGAGCACGGACATTCAGCGGTTAAAACCTGCCTCTGGACAAAGAAGAGCATAGTCAATGAGGGAGTATGCTACAAGGAAAAATTCTATGGAATCAGGAGCCACAGATGCCTCCAGATGTCTCCAAGTGTGCCATTTTGCCAGCAGAAATGCCTCTTCTGCTGGAGGGACCTCTCATCAACAGGGACAGCATGGGAGGGCCCCCATGATGAACCCGCAGATATAATTGATGGGGCCATAGAGGCACAGAGGAAACTGCTATGTGGATACCTCGGCAATGAAAGGGCAGATAAAATCAAGGTGATGGAGTCACAGGACCCGACAAATGCTGCCATATCACTTGCAGGGGAACCAATGCTCTACCCTGACATGGATGGTCTCCTGAGGGAATTTCACAGGAGAAACTTCACAACATTCCTTGTAACCAATGGCCTGGCACCCATGAACCTTGAAAAACTTTCAGAGGAACCCACACAGCTCTACATATCCCTGGACGCCCCTGACAGGGACACCTATAAGGAACTCTGCAGGCCACAGATACCAGGGGCCTGGGATCTCCTCAACAGCTCACTTGAACTCATGCCATCCTTCAGCTGCAGGAAGGTCCTCAGGATCACCGCAGTAAGGCATATTAACATGAAGGATCCTGAGGGGTTCGCCAGGATGATCGAGAGGGCCAGACCCGACTTTGTTGAGGTAAAGGCCTACATGTACATAGGCTACTCAAGAAGACGCCTTGATATAGAGAACATGCCCCTCTTCTATGAGGTCCATGAATTTGCAGAAGAACTTGCGGCTGCATCCGGGATGGAGATCGTGGATGAATCACGGGAGAGCAGGGTTGTTCTTCTGGCTTAG